From Alteromonas australica, one genomic window encodes:
- the putP gene encoding sodium/proline symporter PutP, translating into MPIESYISLAIYFVAMLAIGLFAYRQSTSDISGYILGGRQVSPQVTALSAGASDMSGWMLMGLPGAMFVTGFDAVYIAIGLVAGALANYVLVAPKLRVYTEVADDSLTVPEFFAKRFDNPSASLRIVSAVIIVMFFTLYTSAGLVAGGKLFESAFSVNYQLGLFITLGVVVSYTLLGGFLAVSLTDFVQGCIMFVALVLVPIVAFSEFDSVSQMTDAAYESVPSFSESLETLTLIGLVSSLGWGLGYFGQPHIIVRFMAIRSVNAIGTARNIGMSWMTVTIIGALATGFVGVAYANQFNLPVDDPETIFIVFSQLLFHPLISGFLMAAILAAIMSTISSQLLVSASSLTEDIYRVLSKKDVSDEKTVNIGRFGVAGVAIAALLLAMDSSNTILSLVSNAWAGFGAAFGPLVLFCLYKKDLTQNAALAGIISGAVTVLFWIYAPVLENGQSLSSVVYEIIPGFAVSTATLWLVTHFSLAPSARVQAMFSETNKELADQQS; encoded by the coding sequence ATGCCAATTGAAAGTTATATATCACTGGCTATTTATTTTGTCGCCATGTTAGCAATAGGGCTGTTTGCCTACCGACAATCAACCAGTGATATCTCTGGCTATATTCTGGGTGGCAGGCAAGTTAGTCCGCAGGTAACCGCGTTATCTGCCGGTGCCTCTGATATGTCAGGGTGGATGCTCATGGGGCTACCAGGCGCTATGTTTGTCACTGGGTTTGACGCTGTTTACATTGCCATTGGGTTGGTCGCCGGTGCGCTTGCTAATTATGTACTGGTGGCGCCTAAATTGCGTGTTTACACAGAAGTGGCTGACGATTCTCTTACCGTACCTGAGTTTTTTGCCAAACGTTTTGATAACCCGAGTGCCAGTTTACGCATAGTGTCTGCGGTTATCATTGTCATGTTTTTCACTTTGTATACCTCAGCAGGCTTGGTGGCCGGCGGAAAGTTATTTGAAAGCGCATTTTCTGTTAATTACCAACTTGGTTTGTTTATCACGTTAGGCGTGGTGGTTTCATACACATTACTCGGCGGCTTTTTAGCGGTAAGCCTTACCGATTTCGTGCAAGGCTGCATTATGTTTGTTGCGTTGGTACTTGTTCCCATCGTGGCATTCAGCGAGTTTGATAGTGTGAGCCAAATGACAGATGCTGCGTATGAATCTGTACCCAGTTTTAGTGAATCACTAGAGACGCTAACGCTAATTGGTCTGGTTTCTAGCTTGGGTTGGGGATTGGGGTATTTCGGTCAACCGCACATTATTGTGAGGTTTATGGCTATTCGTTCTGTGAATGCCATTGGTACGGCGAGAAATATCGGTATGTCGTGGATGACAGTGACCATTATCGGTGCGCTAGCGACAGGTTTTGTTGGGGTTGCGTATGCAAACCAATTTAATTTGCCAGTCGACGACCCAGAGACCATATTTATTGTGTTCTCACAGTTATTATTTCATCCACTTATCAGTGGATTTCTCATGGCGGCAATTTTAGCGGCCATCATGAGTACAATTTCTTCTCAGTTACTTGTATCTGCAAGTTCATTAACTGAGGACATTTATCGCGTGTTGTCGAAAAAAGACGTGAGCGATGAAAAAACAGTGAACATTGGACGTTTTGGTGTCGCTGGTGTGGCCATAGCCGCGTTATTACTTGCTATGGACTCAAGCAATACCATTTTATCGCTGGTAAGCAATGCGTGGGCTGGATTTGGTGCAGCGTTTGGTCCGCTTGTTTTGTTTTGCTTATATAAAAAGGATTTAACACAAAATGCAGCACTGGCGGGCATTATCAGTGGTGCCGTGACTGTATTGTTTTGGATATATGCGCCAGTACTTGAAAACGGGCAATCGCTAAGCAGTGTCGTTTACGAAATTATTCCCGGTTTCGCCGTAAGTACAGCCACATTGTGGTTGGTTACACATTTTAGCCTTGCGCCCTCAGCGCGCGTACAGGCGATGTTCAGCGAAACGAACAAAGAGTTAGCAGATCAACAATCTTAA
- the proB gene encoding glutamate 5-kinase has product MSHPNWKRVVIKVGSALISPNQQGCSSHYLLSIAQFIVRCRANGTQVVLVSSGSVAAGAHLFPEQEKSNIAVKKAMAAAGQTEMIATWDRLFDFPSAQMLLTHADLRDRERYVSIRETIFSLLDHNVLPIVNENDTVTTDKLKVGDNDNLSAMVAAAADADALIICSDIDGLYDKNPHEHDDASLLKTVESIDASIYAMAGGAVKGGVGTGGMRTKIEAAEKAVSHGIDTYIINGFTELSFNMLLAGENPGTHFKPYEKPMKENVHWMTHTSNAQGEVIVEGDFDESLVRDSEQLTSSEIIDVKGEFSVGDTILVRKEDGTKLVKAKSNYSSCLLNFIANQENDEFASEFEEKTGPIISDQHVANLEKE; this is encoded by the coding sequence ATGAGTCATCCGAATTGGAAACGCGTAGTCATTAAAGTAGGCAGTGCATTAATCTCGCCGAACCAGCAGGGGTGCAGCAGTCACTATCTGCTGAGCATCGCCCAGTTCATCGTACGCTGCAGAGCGAACGGCACTCAAGTGGTACTTGTGTCTTCAGGTTCTGTCGCCGCGGGCGCACATTTGTTCCCGGAGCAAGAGAAATCAAATATCGCCGTTAAAAAGGCCATGGCGGCGGCAGGGCAAACCGAAATGATTGCCACGTGGGACAGGTTATTTGATTTCCCATCAGCGCAAATGTTATTGACCCATGCCGACTTACGGGACCGTGAGCGCTATGTCAGTATACGAGAAACGATTTTCAGTTTGCTCGACCACAATGTGCTACCGATTGTGAATGAAAACGATACGGTAACGACGGATAAACTGAAAGTGGGCGACAATGATAATTTGTCGGCCATGGTGGCCGCTGCGGCTGATGCAGATGCACTTATTATCTGCTCTGACATTGATGGGCTATACGATAAAAACCCGCACGAGCACGATGATGCCAGTTTGCTAAAAACTGTAGAAAGCATAGACGCTAGCATTTACGCTATGGCTGGCGGCGCGGTGAAAGGCGGTGTGGGCACTGGCGGTATGCGCACGAAAATTGAAGCTGCGGAAAAAGCCGTTTCGCATGGTATAGATACTTATATTATTAACGGCTTCACAGAACTGTCGTTTAATATGTTGCTGGCGGGTGAAAACCCAGGTACGCATTTTAAACCCTACGAAAAGCCAATGAAAGAAAATGTACATTGGATGACACATACCTCGAATGCGCAGGGCGAAGTGATAGTAGAAGGGGACTTCGATGAATCTCTAGTCAGAGATAGCGAGCAATTAACGAGCAGCGAAATCATCGATGTGAAAGGAGAATTCTCTGTAGGCGATACTATTTTGGTACGTAAAGAAGACGGAACCAAATTGGTGAAAGCGAAATCGAACTACAGCAGTTGTTTACTTAATTTTATTGCTAATCAGGAAAATGATGAATTCGCCAGTGAATTCGAAGAAAAGACTGGCCCGATAATTTCTGATCAGCATGTGGCAAATTTGGAGAAAGAATGA
- a CDS encoding glutamate-5-semialdehyde dehydrogenase, translating to MSIITDLAQQAKKAAQTLAILDEAKKNAVLKGMAAAIRENKDKIKDVNEKEVARARENNLDDAMIDRLILDDERIESMAEGIEVIISLDDPVGKERVIGTRPNGIEIKKMRIPLGVVCMIYEARPNVTADAGALCFKSGNAVILRGGKEALDTSLAIATLMQDVLEAHNLPKALVTVVPNPDRALMQELMEQRDYIDVIIPRGGEGLINYVTDNAKVPVIQHFKGVCHLYIDKDADLDKALALLLNGKTQRTGVCNALEGLVVHQAIAADFLPKAAAALKHHNVKVHVNAAGSEYFDNADVIADSDYGEEYLGLEIAVRVVDDFAGAIAHIADFGSNHTEVICTENKESAALFQRAVDASVVMVNASSRFSDGSQLGLGAEIGIATTKLHAYGPMGLESLTSEKYLVNGEGQIRE from the coding sequence ATGAGCATTATTACCGACTTAGCACAACAAGCGAAAAAAGCAGCCCAAACACTGGCAATTCTAGATGAAGCCAAAAAAAACGCCGTACTGAAAGGCATGGCGGCGGCTATTCGCGAAAACAAAGACAAAATTAAAGACGTTAACGAAAAAGAAGTGGCGCGCGCGAGAGAAAATAACCTTGATGATGCCATGATCGATCGTCTCATTCTTGACGACGAACGCATTGAATCCATGGCCGAAGGCATCGAAGTTATTATTAGCCTAGACGATCCTGTAGGCAAAGAACGGGTGATAGGTACCCGCCCTAATGGCATCGAAATTAAGAAAATGCGTATCCCACTGGGTGTGGTATGCATGATTTATGAGGCACGCCCTAACGTTACTGCTGACGCAGGCGCTCTATGTTTTAAATCAGGGAATGCGGTAATTTTACGTGGTGGTAAAGAGGCATTAGATACCAGTTTAGCCATCGCGACGTTGATGCAAGATGTGCTAGAAGCGCATAATTTGCCAAAAGCGCTAGTGACCGTGGTGCCAAACCCAGATCGCGCGCTTATGCAGGAATTGATGGAACAGCGCGATTATATCGACGTTATTATTCCTCGTGGCGGTGAAGGGCTTATTAATTATGTCACCGACAACGCTAAAGTCCCGGTTATTCAGCATTTTAAAGGCGTGTGTCATTTATATATTGATAAAGATGCCGACTTAGACAAGGCATTGGCCTTGCTACTTAACGGTAAAACCCAGCGTACTGGTGTATGTAACGCGTTAGAAGGGTTAGTGGTGCACCAAGCTATTGCCGCTGACTTCCTGCCCAAAGCAGCCGCGGCGCTTAAACACCACAACGTAAAGGTTCATGTGAATGCGGCCGGCAGCGAGTATTTTGATAATGCTGATGTTATCGCCGATTCCGACTACGGTGAAGAATACCTTGGTTTAGAAATCGCCGTACGCGTGGTGGACGATTTTGCAGGCGCTATTGCTCATATTGCTGACTTTGGTAGCAACCATACTGAAGTTATCTGTACAGAGAACAAGGAAAGCGCTGCACTGTTTCAACGTGCTGTTGATGCGAGTGTGGTGATGGTGAATGCTTCGTCGCGTTTTTCAGACGGCAGTCAGTTAGGCCTTGGCGCTGAAATTGGTATTGCTACCACGAAATTACACGCATATGGACCTATGGGGCTTGAGTCATTAACCTCAGAAAAATACTTAGTGAACGGTGAAGGCCAAATTCGCGAGTAA
- a CDS encoding mechanosensitive ion channel family protein — translation MENVFDHTLLWQYAINFVTEYKFLASVVLLVVLHFFKKGLLRLIKRRSSRKGEDRRNQINILEQLGNALIIILLMMVWSSEIQTLAISIAAFMVAIVLATREFIQCFMGFIYYLSARPFRVGDWIQMNSVIGEVVEMDWAKTALLEVDSQTFNYTGKHVYVPNSQLVTQTVRNLNFLRRYKLHSFEIVNEPTVNAYSLLPAFQARAQAHCEYFRDVAERYKGLIERHLEQDFIRIDPEVEIKTNELAKVVVKVSLFCPTVEAHELEHKMCSDWLSLWFKALKEENAQQVNSLNQGQQVQHDSSPASTTSSGL, via the coding sequence ATGGAGAATGTGTTCGACCACACATTATTATGGCAATACGCAATAAACTTTGTCACAGAATATAAGTTTCTTGCCTCAGTGGTATTGCTGGTGGTTTTGCATTTCTTCAAAAAAGGCCTCTTACGATTAATTAAACGACGAAGTTCGAGAAAGGGCGAAGATAGACGCAATCAAATCAACATACTGGAGCAGCTGGGCAACGCACTCATTATCATTTTATTAATGATGGTGTGGTCTTCAGAGATTCAAACGCTGGCAATTTCTATTGCTGCGTTTATGGTGGCGATTGTGCTGGCAACCAGAGAATTTATACAATGCTTTATGGGGTTCATTTATTACCTCAGCGCTCGGCCATTTCGCGTGGGAGATTGGATACAAATGAACAGCGTCATCGGTGAGGTGGTTGAAATGGACTGGGCGAAAACAGCCTTGTTGGAGGTCGATTCTCAAACCTTTAACTATACGGGAAAGCACGTATATGTGCCGAATAGCCAGTTGGTCACGCAAACGGTACGTAACTTAAACTTTTTGCGACGTTACAAACTTCACTCATTTGAAATTGTTAATGAGCCTACAGTGAACGCATATAGCTTATTGCCAGCGTTTCAAGCCAGAGCCCAAGCGCATTGTGAGTATTTTAGAGACGTAGCGGAACGTTATAAAGGGCTCATCGAGCGCCATTTGGAGCAAGACTTTATTCGCATTGACCCTGAAGTTGAAATTAAAACAAACGAGTTAGCCAAGGTGGTGGTTAAGGTAAGCCTGTTTTGCCCCACGGTAGAAGCCCACGAACTTGAACACAAAATGTGTTCTGACTGGCTTAGCTTATGGTTTAAAGCATTAAAAGAAGAGAATGCTCAACAGGTTAATAGTCTGAATCAGGGCCAGCAAGTTCAACACGACAGTAGCCCCGCGTCAACGACAAGTTCAGGGCTCTAG
- a CDS encoding HNH endonuclease → MLVLRLNKAGMPQEWIHVEQAAKLYCQDKVLFELGTGSVTLKGGWDHHGNQSALTLSSIIACEGKVADLSGKVALTNRYLFRRDNYLCLYCGQQFAPRVLTRDHILPRSRGGKDTWTNVATSCQRCNHAKGAKTPEEANMPLLAVPFRPNVYERFYLMNRRILADQMEFLKGHFTANRDWFVSAE, encoded by the coding sequence ATGTTGGTATTGCGACTAAATAAAGCGGGTATGCCGCAAGAATGGATACATGTGGAACAAGCGGCGAAACTTTATTGTCAGGATAAAGTGCTGTTTGAGTTAGGCACGGGGTCTGTCACCTTAAAAGGAGGTTGGGACCACCATGGTAACCAAAGCGCACTCACCCTTTCGAGCATTATTGCTTGCGAAGGCAAAGTGGCAGATTTGAGCGGTAAAGTAGCGCTCACCAATCGCTATCTTTTTCGGCGAGATAATTACCTTTGCTTGTACTGTGGTCAGCAGTTTGCACCCAGAGTGCTCACACGGGACCATATTTTACCCCGCTCCCGCGGTGGCAAAGACACCTGGACAAATGTTGCAACATCATGCCAGCGCTGTAATCATGCAAAAGGGGCTAAAACACCGGAAGAAGCTAATATGCCTTTACTCGCGGTGCCCTTTCGCCCCAATGTTTACGAACGCTTTTACCTTATGAACCGACGTATTCTGGCCGACCAAATGGAATTTTTGAAAGGTCATTTTACCGCTAACCGCGATTGGTTTGTAAGCGCCGAATAG
- the pnp gene encoding polyribonucleotide nucleotidyltransferase: MTPITKSFQYGQHTVTLETGVIARQATAAVMASMDDTAVLVTVVGKKEAKADQDFFPLTVNYQEKTYAAGKIPGGFFKREGRPSEGETLTARLIDRPIRPLFPEGFKNEVQVVITVMSANPDIPTDIISMIGTSAALAISGIPFNGPIGAARVGYTNGEYILNTRVEEQADSELDLVVAGTEGAVLMVESEADVLSEDVMLGAVMFGHEQLQTVITAVNEFAANVSIDKWDWKPEAENTTLKEKVKALAEAEMVAAYQISDKLARKDAVTAATEKALEAILAEDEEQDKKEVLNLLHDLESDVVRSRILAGEPRIDGRDPKMIRALDVGTGILPRTHGSAVFTRGETQAIVAATLGTERDAQMIDELQGKRDSRFMLHYNFPPYCVGETGMIGSPKRREIGHGRLAKRGIQAVMPSEEEFPYVVRIVSEITESNGSSSMASVCGTSLALMDAGVPIKASVAGIAMGLVKSDDNFVVLSDILGDEDHLGDMDFKVAGTTGGITALQMDIKIEGITKEIMQIALKQAKEARLHILNVMDEAIGGHREELSEFAPRIYTVKIDQDKIRDVIGKGGAMIRQITEESDTNIEIEDDGTIKIFATERAKADIAISKIEQVTAEIEVGKTYNGKITRIVDFGAFVEVLPGKEGLVHISQIAHERVNKVTDYLKEGEMVDVKVMEIDRQNRVRLSIKELLEKPAPKSDDAE; the protein is encoded by the coding sequence GTGACTCCTATTACTAAATCATTTCAGTATGGACAGCATACTGTAACACTTGAAACGGGCGTTATCGCTCGTCAGGCAACAGCAGCCGTCATGGCAAGTATGGATGACACCGCTGTATTAGTTACCGTTGTTGGTAAGAAAGAAGCGAAAGCAGATCAAGATTTCTTCCCGCTAACGGTTAACTATCAAGAAAAAACATATGCTGCGGGTAAAATCCCAGGTGGTTTCTTTAAACGTGAAGGTCGCCCTTCAGAAGGCGAAACGCTAACAGCACGTTTGATTGACCGTCCTATCCGTCCATTATTCCCAGAAGGGTTTAAAAACGAAGTACAAGTTGTTATCACAGTCATGTCTGCCAACCCAGACATCCCTACCGATATCATCTCTATGATTGGTACTTCAGCTGCGCTAGCCATTTCTGGCATTCCATTTAATGGCCCAATTGGTGCAGCGCGCGTTGGTTATACTAACGGCGAATATATTCTAAATACCCGTGTTGAAGAGCAAGCTGACAGCGAACTAGATTTAGTGGTTGCTGGTACTGAAGGCGCGGTATTAATGGTTGAATCAGAAGCTGACGTACTTTCTGAAGACGTTATGCTTGGTGCTGTGATGTTCGGTCACGAGCAACTACAAACGGTGATAACAGCGGTAAACGAATTTGCTGCTAACGTTAGCATCGACAAGTGGGATTGGAAGCCAGAAGCAGAAAACACAACTCTTAAAGAGAAAGTAAAAGCACTTGCTGAAGCTGAAATGGTTGCTGCCTACCAAATTTCTGACAAGCTAGCGCGTAAAGATGCGGTAACAGCTGCAACAGAAAAAGCGCTTGAAGCTATCCTTGCTGAAGACGAAGAACAAGATAAAAAAGAAGTACTTAACCTTCTTCATGACCTTGAGTCTGACGTAGTACGTTCACGCATCCTAGCTGGTGAGCCTCGTATCGACGGACGTGATCCTAAGATGATTCGTGCGCTAGATGTTGGCACGGGCATTTTACCACGTACTCACGGTTCTGCAGTTTTCACTCGTGGTGAAACGCAAGCCATTGTTGCTGCTACCCTAGGTACAGAACGTGACGCACAAATGATTGACGAGCTTCAAGGTAAGCGCGATAGTCGTTTCATGCTGCATTACAACTTCCCTCCATACTGTGTTGGTGAAACCGGTATGATTGGCTCTCCTAAGCGTCGTGAAATTGGTCACGGTCGTTTGGCGAAGCGTGGTATTCAAGCTGTCATGCCTAGTGAAGAAGAATTCCCGTACGTAGTACGTATTGTTTCTGAAATTACAGAATCAAACGGTTCATCTTCAATGGCGTCTGTATGTGGTACTTCACTTGCGCTTATGGATGCAGGTGTACCTATTAAAGCTTCAGTGGCTGGTATTGCAATGGGTCTCGTGAAGAGCGACGACAACTTTGTTGTACTTTCAGACATCCTAGGTGACGAAGATCACCTTGGTGACATGGACTTTAAAGTAGCGGGTACTACTGGTGGTATTACTGCACTTCAAATGGACATTAAGATTGAAGGTATTACCAAAGAAATCATGCAAATTGCCCTTAAACAGGCAAAGGAAGCACGTTTGCATATTCTTAACGTAATGGACGAAGCTATTGGCGGTCACCGCGAAGAGCTTAGTGAATTCGCTCCACGCATTTACACTGTTAAAATCGATCAGGACAAGATCCGCGATGTTATCGGTAAAGGTGGCGCAATGATTCGTCAAATTACTGAAGAGTCTGATACTAACATTGAGATTGAAGACGACGGTACAATCAAAATCTTTGCAACAGAGCGTGCTAAAGCAGACATCGCTATTAGCAAGATTGAGCAAGTCACCGCTGAAATTGAAGTGGGTAAGACTTACAACGGTAAGATCACACGTATTGTAGACTTCGGTGCGTTTGTAGAAGTACTTCCAGGTAAAGAAGGTCTTGTTCACATTTCACAAATCGCTCATGAGCGCGTGAACAAAGTGACGGATTACCTTAAAGAAGGTGAGATGGTTGACGTTAAGGTTATGGAAATTGATCGCCAAAATCGTGTACGTTTAAGCATTAAAGAGCTTCTAGAAAAGCCTGCGCCTAAGTCTGACGACGCAGAGTAA
- a CDS encoding DUF1244 domain-containing protein encodes MDKQTQTGVEAAVFRRLVEHLDANKDVQNIDLMIFADFCRNCLAKWYSAAASEQGADVDYEAAREVVYKMPYSEWKEKHQLPATDEQLEKLAARQKK; translated from the coding sequence ATGGATAAGCAAACCCAAACAGGGGTAGAAGCTGCGGTTTTTCGCCGTTTAGTTGAACATTTAGACGCAAATAAAGATGTTCAAAATATTGATTTAATGATCTTCGCAGATTTTTGCCGCAATTGCTTAGCTAAATGGTATTCAGCCGCCGCGAGCGAGCAGGGTGCTGACGTAGACTACGAAGCAGCCCGTGAAGTGGTATACAAAATGCCGTATTCAGAGTGGAAGGAAAAGCACCAGCTACCTGCAACTGATGAGCAACTCGAAAAGCTTGCTGCAAGACAGAAAAAATAA
- a CDS encoding class I SAM-dependent methyltransferase, which yields MATLRLSYQTIEFGKIDIHLCTLRNKQEFHDPEGTAEALGISSATWPIFGILWPSSLVLAHFVSNYDIGTKRVLEIGCGTALSSLLLNKQHVDITATDYHPEVETFLNRNSLLNGDTVIPFERTGWADNNDSLGYFDLIIGSDLLYEDEHIELLSDFIQAHSNPTCEVIIVDPGRGRKNKLAKKMLENGYASSFFKPDKIECLKSDFKGHILQFVRKG from the coding sequence ATGGCAACCCTACGTTTAAGTTATCAAACCATTGAGTTTGGTAAGATAGATATCCACCTGTGTACGCTTCGCAATAAACAAGAGTTTCACGACCCTGAAGGTACTGCAGAAGCGCTTGGCATTTCCTCAGCCACCTGGCCTATTTTCGGCATTTTATGGCCTTCCAGCCTAGTATTAGCCCACTTTGTTAGTAATTACGATATTGGCACTAAACGTGTTTTAGAGATTGGTTGTGGTACCGCATTGAGTAGCTTACTGCTTAATAAACAGCACGTAGACATAACCGCGACCGACTACCACCCTGAAGTAGAAACCTTTTTAAATAGAAATTCTCTGCTTAATGGGGATACCGTTATCCCGTTTGAGCGAACCGGTTGGGCCGATAACAATGACAGCTTAGGCTATTTCGATTTAATTATCGGCAGTGACCTACTGTACGAAGATGAACACATCGAATTGCTATCCGATTTCATTCAGGCACATTCGAATCCAACATGTGAAGTGATTATTGTTGACCCTGGCCGCGGAAGAAAAAACAAGCTTGCCAAAAAAATGCTTGAAAACGGATATGCTTCGTCTTTTTTTAAACCTGATAAAATTGAATGCTTAAAAAGTGACTTTAAAGGCCATATCCTTCAATTTGTGCGTAAAGGCTAA
- the cdd gene encoding cytidine deaminase: MTNNKIKLLIEKAYSAQQHSHSPYSRFKVGAALESDSGDIFSGCNVESAAFPLGQCAEATAIGNMVTHGGKRISHIVIASPNDEFCFPCGGCRQKIAEFAPDETPVTMVTKSGATHDTTIGELLPNAFRAHDLGK, translated from the coding sequence ATGACAAATAACAAGATAAAATTACTTATTGAAAAGGCCTACAGTGCCCAACAACATTCTCACTCCCCTTATTCTCGTTTTAAGGTAGGCGCTGCCCTAGAATCAGACAGCGGCGATATTTTTTCCGGCTGTAACGTAGAAAGCGCCGCATTTCCCCTCGGCCAATGCGCGGAAGCAACCGCCATTGGCAATATGGTTACCCACGGTGGCAAACGCATTTCCCATATCGTAATAGCAAGCCCCAACGACGAGTTTTGTTTTCCCTGTGGAGGATGTAGACAAAAAATTGCAGAATTTGCGCCGGACGAGACACCCGTCACTATGGTGACGAAATCGGGCGCAACCCACGACACCACCATAGGTGAGTTGTTACCCAATGCTTTTCGTGCCCATGATTTAGGCAAGTAA
- the nlpI gene encoding lipoprotein NlpI — protein sequence MHRNVSLIFFLLGVVILSGCAQTPVVAQKSEMGNLLLAEPAPVNPRSEMAIARYNQILMSSALSNEDKAELHFQRGMLYDSVGLGGLAQFDYNQAISLKPDLAEAYNSLGIHFVQQNDFIQAYDAFDSTLDINPDYHYAFLNRGIALYYGGRSELAVADLEKFAQEDNSDPFRALWAYFAHYAVSPEQGVQFLASIRPELDNAHWATALADMFLGTKNENDVLNSLLDGVKSQRGLTDRLCEAYFYLGKYHMQHDNRGIASNYFKLALSTNVFDYVEHRYARLELNRLRQRTASVSE from the coding sequence ATGCACCGAAACGTTAGTCTCATCTTTTTTTTACTGGGTGTTGTTATTTTGAGCGGTTGTGCTCAAACACCTGTTGTCGCCCAAAAATCCGAAATGGGGAATTTGCTGCTCGCAGAACCGGCCCCTGTAAATCCTCGCTCGGAAATGGCTATCGCACGGTATAATCAAATACTTATGAGTTCGGCGCTATCCAATGAAGATAAAGCAGAACTGCATTTTCAACGGGGCATGCTTTACGATAGTGTTGGGTTAGGCGGCTTGGCGCAATTCGATTACAATCAAGCTATTAGCCTTAAGCCTGACTTAGCAGAAGCTTACAATTCCTTAGGGATTCATTTTGTCCAACAAAATGACTTTATTCAAGCGTACGATGCGTTTGATTCAACGCTAGATATTAACCCTGATTATCACTATGCATTCCTTAATAGAGGCATTGCTCTGTACTATGGCGGTCGCTCAGAACTCGCGGTTGCTGATTTAGAGAAATTTGCCCAGGAAGATAACTCCGATCCATTTAGAGCGTTGTGGGCGTATTTCGCCCACTACGCGGTGTCACCAGAACAGGGCGTACAGTTTTTGGCCTCTATTCGTCCAGAATTAGACAATGCCCACTGGGCAACCGCGCTTGCCGATATGTTTTTAGGCACTAAAAACGAAAATGACGTGTTAAATTCGTTGCTCGATGGGGTTAAAAGTCAACGTGGGTTAACCGACCGTTTGTGTGAAGCATATTTCTATTTAGGCAAGTATCATATGCAACACGATAACCGTGGTATTGCTTCGAATTACTTCAAATTAGCACTCAGCACCAATGTGTTCGATTACGTAGAACACCGTTATGCACGTCTTGAATTAAATCGTTTACGCCAACGTACTGCCAGCGTTTCTGAGTAA